One Ammospiza caudacuta isolate bAmmCau1 chromosome 11, bAmmCau1.pri, whole genome shotgun sequence genomic window carries:
- the GHSR gene encoding growth hormone secretagogue receptor type 1, whose amino-acid sequence MREGSAGGRGAENRTGAEPPLHLFPVPVLTGITVACVLLFVIGIVGNLMTMLVVSRFRDMRTTTNFYLSSMAFSDLLIFLCMPLDLFRLWQYRPWNFGNLLCKLFQFISESCTYSTILNITALSVERYVAICFPLRAKVIITKGKVKLVILFLWAISFISAGPIFILVGVEHENGTNPLSTNECRATEYAIRSGLLTIMVWTSSIFFFLPVFCLTVLYSLIGRKLWRRKRKNIGPNTAIRDKNNKQTVKMLVVVVFAFILCWLPFHVGRYLFSKSFEAGSLEIAVISQYCNLVSFVLFYLSAAINPILYNIMSRKYRAAACRLLGLRALPQHSLSGSKQGSSRGWTEPAGTT is encoded by the exons ATGCGGGAGGGGAGCGCGGGCGGCCGCGGCGCGGAGAACCGGACGGGCGCCGAGCCCCCGCTGCACCTGTTCCCCGTGCCCGTGCTCACCGGCATCACCGTCGCCTGCGTCCTGCTCTTCGTCATCGGGATCGTCGGCAACCTCATGACCATGCTGGTGGTGTCGCGGTTCCGGGACATGAGGACCACCACCAACTTCTACCTGTCCAGCATGGCCTTCTCCGACCTGCTCATCTTCCTCTGCATGCCCCTGGACCTCTTCCGCCTCTGGCAGTACCGGCCCTGGAACTTCGGGAACCTCCTGTGCAAGCTCTTCCAGTTCATCAGCGAGAGCTGCACCTACTCCACCATCCTCAACATCACGGCGCTCAGCGTGGAGCGGTACGTCGCCATCTGCTTCCCCCTGCGAGCTAAAGTCATCATCACCAAGGGGAAGGTCAAGCTGGTCATCCTCTTCCTCTGGGCCATCTCCTTCATTAGCGCCGGCCCCATCTTCATCCTGGTGGGGGTCGAGCACGAGAACGGCACGAACCCCCTGAGCACCAACGAGTGCCGAGCCACCGAGTACGCCATCCGCTCGGGGCTGCTCACCATCATGGTCTGGACCTCCAGCATCTTCTTCTTCCTGCCCGTGTTCTGCCTGACCGTGCTCTACAGCCTCATCGGGAGGAAGctctggaggaggaagaggaagaacaTCGGTCCAAACACTGCCATCAGGGATAAGAACAACAAGCAAACTGTGAAAATGTTAG TCGTGGTGGTATTTGCGTTCATACTCTGCTGGTTGCCTTTTCACGTAGGACGCTACTTATTTTCCAAATCCTTCGAAGCCGGCTCCCTGGAGATAGCAGTGATCAGCCAGTACTGCAACCTGGTGTCCTTTGTGCTCTTCTACCTTAGCGCAGCCATCAACCCCATCCTGTACAACATCATGTCGCGCAAGTACCGCGCGGCCGCCTGCCGCCTGCTGGGGCTGCgcgccctgccccagcacagcctctccgGCAGCAAGCAGGGCAGCTCCCGCGGCTGGACAGAGCCCGCTGGCACCACATGA
- the TNFSF10 gene encoding tumor necrosis factor ligand superfamily member 10 has protein sequence MLPAGGPSPAQTCGAVLVAAVLLQSVCVAVTFLYFSSELRQLQDSYSRSGIACLTGEEIGNSLQNLELIEGEDREADPCWKVKWHLGKLIKKMMSRSYEENISAINVEKTLTLPHSEGQQPRGPVRRIAAHLTASSSRRSSLSSRINPLPRRGIGHKINNWEPSRKGHSFLYNVELRNGELVIPQTGFYYIYSQIYFRFREDENEDSELLGQIRNPKQLVQYVYKLTNYPEPILLMKSARTSCWSKKAEYGLYSIYQGGVFQLKREDRIFVSVSNSDIVDMDKEASFFGAFMIS, from the exons atgCTGCCGGCGggcggccccagccccgcgcAGACCTGCGGGGCCGTGCTGGTGGCCGCCGTGCTGCTGCAGTCCGTGTGCGTGGCCGTCACCTTCCTGTACTTCTCCAGCGAGCTGCGACAG ctgcaggactcGTACTCCAGGAGCGGCATCGCCTGTCTCACCGGGGAGGAGATCGGCAACTCCCTCCAAAACCTGGAGCTCATCGAGGGTGAGGACAGAGAAGCTGATCCCTGCTGGAAAGTCAAGTGGCACCTGGGAAAGTTAATTAAAAAG ATGATGTCAAGAAGCTACGAGGAAAACATATCTgcaatcaacg TTGAGAAGACTCTGACCCTGCCACACTCGGAGGGGCAGCAGCCGCGCGGTCCCGTCCGCCGCATCGCAGCGCACCTGacggccagcagcagcaggaggagctcccTGTCCTCACGCA taaaTCCCTTGCCCAGAAGAGGAATTGGACACAAAATAAACAACTGGGAACCATCAAGAAAAGGCCACTCCTTCCTTTACAACGTGGAGCTGAGAAATGGGGAGTTAGTGATACCCCAGACAGGCTTTTACTACATCTACTCACAAATTTACTTTCGCTTCCGTGAAGACGAGAACGAGGACTCAGAATTGTTGGGACAAATCAGAAACCCCAAACAGCTTGTCCAGTATGTTTACAAACTGACTAATTACCCTGAGCCCATTTTGCTCATGAAGAGTGCAAGGACAAGCTGCTGGTCTAAAAAGGCAGAATATGGACTTTATTCCATCTATCAAGGTGGTGTGTTCCAGCTGAAGAGAGAGGACAGGATTTTTGTCTCTGTCAGCAACAGTGACATAGTTGACATGGACAAAGAAGCAAGTTTTTTTGGAGCCTTTATGATCAGTTAG